In Actinoplanes derwentensis, the following proteins share a genomic window:
- a CDS encoding PepSY domain-containing protein: MKVNRTTGAVMLAVGALTVLGFAGTALADDSDDTRSRATATASPSIDDSSTRGASDDTSDDSSSPSPDDSNSPSPDSSSSTFPDDSATVSPSSSPSSSPSSAGAIKITAGQAKTIALRAAGGGRIESIEREYEHGRLVWDIDVITKGIEHDIDVDATTGAVTRHRTDNDRGDDNSTHSSDDSSHGSKSGTDDSSHGSKSGSDDRDDDRGHGSDDRDDDKHDDDRGRGSDD, translated from the coding sequence ATGAAGGTCAACAGGACTACCGGAGCGGTGATGCTGGCGGTCGGCGCACTCACGGTGCTCGGTTTCGCCGGCACGGCACTCGCCGACGACTCCGACGACACCCGCTCCCGCGCCACCGCGACCGCCAGCCCGTCCATCGACGACTCGTCCACCCGAGGCGCGTCCGACGACACCTCCGACGACTCGTCGAGCCCGTCCCCGGACGACTCGAACAGCCCTTCGCCGGACTCCTCGTCGAGCACTTTCCCGGACGACTCGGCGACCGTTTCCCCGAGTTCGTCCCCCAGTTCGTCGCCCAGCTCGGCTGGCGCCATCAAGATCACCGCTGGTCAGGCGAAGACGATCGCTCTCCGGGCAGCCGGCGGCGGCCGCATCGAGTCGATCGAACGCGAATACGAACACGGCCGCCTGGTCTGGGACATCGACGTGATCACCAAGGGCATCGAACACGACATCGACGTCGACGCCACCACCGGCGCGGTGACCCGCCACCGAACCGACAACGACCGCGGCGACGACAACAGCACCCACAGCAGCGACGACAGTTCCCACGGCAGCAAGAGCGGCACCGACGACAGTTCCCACGGCAGCAAGAGCGGCAGCGACGACCGTGACGACGATCGCGGCCACGGCAGCGACGACCGTGACGACGACAAACACGACGACGACCGGGGTCGCGGCAGCGACGACTGA
- a CDS encoding DUF4232 domain-containing protein, with translation MLRYLVLSLVLLLTACARPPLADEPGTGRRSAPPVPGVSASVTVVRPAVPRCVQGARIALSETEGAMGLRATGIELYNCGKKSFTVDGYPVLDVLGEDRAELDVQTLHGVEKVHQVEQWIVSPKRITVRPGESARALLLWRNLTTDKVETGAFVSIAAAEGQPRHVLAEVVDVGSTGKVAVSPWVADAKSAEKTGRG, from the coding sequence ATGCTGCGCTACCTGGTGTTGTCGCTGGTTCTGCTGCTCACCGCGTGTGCCCGGCCGCCGTTGGCCGACGAACCGGGGACGGGGCGCCGGTCCGCGCCGCCGGTTCCGGGGGTCTCGGCGTCGGTGACGGTCGTCCGGCCCGCGGTGCCGCGATGTGTGCAGGGCGCCCGGATCGCCCTTAGTGAGACCGAGGGCGCGATGGGGCTCCGAGCGACGGGGATCGAGCTGTACAACTGCGGGAAGAAGTCGTTCACCGTCGACGGTTATCCGGTTCTCGATGTGCTCGGTGAGGATCGGGCGGAGTTGGACGTACAAACGCTGCATGGTGTTGAAAAGGTTCACCAGGTCGAACAGTGGATCGTTTCGCCGAAGCGGATCACCGTGCGGCCGGGTGAGTCGGCGCGGGCGCTGCTGCTGTGGCGCAATCTGACCACCGACAAGGTGGAGACCGGCGCGTTCGTCAGCATAGCGGCGGCGGAAGGGCAGCCCCGGCACGTGCTGGCGGAGGTCGTCGACGTCGGCAGCACCGGCAAGGTCGCGGTGAGCCCGTGGGTCGCGGATGCGAAGTCAGCGGAGAAAACCGGACGAGGCTGA
- a CDS encoding phosphotransferase, with the protein MSEEELPGGNTVGAVRIDGVVHKRASPWTSTVHALLRHLEDAGFDGAPRALGFDEQGREMLTYLPGEVIGERVPWPGWAFADQTLVQVAQWLRRLHDLTADFRPPPDETWFAGASMGPGMVIGHQDAAPYNAVMDGDRLAGFFDWDTAGPSTREFDLAFAALSWVPLYASGAARHLGFPDSADRSRRLHLFLDSYGYHGDRSAFGAVVVQRARKQAAVIRRMAAAGAPAGTALLPVAGNLEQSADETEALPADFWTPAAVRGVVRFWHPDEGWGVIDADETPGGCWAFFGAAAMPGYVSFAAGDVVALEWAAPGQDGWPYRAVRFWPYGAEPVERRSFPGGAGYHSTLTLTFDGPDETKED; encoded by the coding sequence GTGAGCGAAGAGGAGCTTCCCGGCGGCAACACCGTCGGAGCGGTGCGGATCGACGGTGTCGTGCACAAGCGGGCATCGCCGTGGACCTCGACGGTGCACGCGTTGCTGCGGCATCTGGAGGACGCCGGGTTCGACGGTGCCCCGCGGGCTCTCGGGTTCGACGAGCAGGGCCGCGAGATGCTGACCTATCTGCCCGGCGAGGTCATCGGTGAGCGGGTTCCCTGGCCGGGGTGGGCGTTCGCGGATCAGACCCTGGTGCAGGTGGCACAGTGGCTGCGGCGTCTGCACGATCTGACGGCGGACTTCCGGCCGCCTCCGGACGAGACCTGGTTCGCCGGGGCGTCGATGGGGCCGGGGATGGTGATCGGTCATCAGGACGCCGCGCCGTACAACGCGGTGATGGACGGGGACCGGCTGGCCGGATTCTTCGACTGGGACACCGCGGGCCCGTCGACCAGGGAGTTCGATCTGGCCTTCGCGGCCCTGTCCTGGGTGCCGCTGTATGCCTCGGGCGCCGCCCGGCACCTGGGCTTCCCGGATTCCGCGGACCGTTCCCGGCGGCTGCATCTGTTCCTGGACTCCTACGGCTATCACGGCGACCGGTCCGCTTTCGGCGCCGTGGTGGTGCAGCGGGCCCGGAAGCAGGCCGCGGTGATCCGCCGGATGGCCGCGGCCGGTGCGCCCGCCGGGACGGCGCTACTGCCGGTGGCCGGGAACCTCGAACAGTCCGCCGATGAGACCGAGGCCCTGCCGGCCGATTTCTGGACCCCGGCGGCGGTACGAGGTGTCGTCCGGTTCTGGCATCCGGACGAAGGCTGGGGCGTGATCGACGCCGACGAGACTCCCGGTGGGTGCTGGGCGTTCTTCGGTGCCGCCGCGATGCCCGGTTACGTCAGTTTCGCGGCGGGGGACGTGGTCGCGCTCGAATGGGCGGCGCCCGGGCAGGACGGCTGGCCGTACCGGGCTGTCCGATTCTGGCCATACGGGGCCGAGCCGGTGGAACGCCGGTCCTTCCCTGGAGGCGCCGGCTATCACAGCACGCTGACCCTGACTTTCGACGGGCCAGACGAGACAAAAGAGGACTGA
- a CDS encoding GNAT family N-acetyltransferase, with protein MSATIRRAGPDDALPVADLLIRSRSRAAADGTIPPAVHSDADVRAWVAAVVIPTREVWIAEDTDGSPLAVLVLEDAWIDQLYVDPATTGQGLGSRLVELAKSRRPAGLQLWTFVANTGAQRFYHRHGFTVAETTDGSRNEEKSPDIRLTWIPAE; from the coding sequence ATGAGTGCCACGATCCGCCGAGCCGGCCCCGACGACGCCCTTCCGGTGGCGGACCTGCTGATCCGGTCCCGTTCCCGGGCAGCCGCCGACGGCACGATCCCACCGGCCGTGCACTCGGACGCCGACGTGCGCGCCTGGGTCGCCGCGGTCGTCATCCCCACCCGCGAGGTCTGGATCGCCGAGGACACCGACGGCAGCCCGCTGGCGGTGCTGGTACTGGAGGACGCCTGGATCGACCAGCTCTACGTCGATCCGGCCACCACCGGCCAGGGCCTGGGCTCACGCCTCGTCGAGCTGGCGAAATCCCGCCGCCCCGCCGGCCTCCAACTGTGGACGTTCGTCGCCAACACCGGTGCCCAGCGCTTCTACCACCGGCACGGCTTCACCGTCGCCGAGACCACCGACGGTTCCCGCAACGAGGAGAAGTCCCCGGACATCCGCTTAACCTGGATCCCCGCGGAGTGA
- a CDS encoding MFS transporter, protein MTATADQTLRQLGPTIYLPAAVWSTGLGAVAPVIVLTATSLGASPATAAVVAGMLGLGQISGSLPAGVLISRIGERRTMMAASALAVPALVACMLAPNVLLLGVAVALLGVCGAAWMLARLAYMTEAVRPELRARAMSTLGGVGRIGTFSGPFLGAGAMHLAGLDGAYLVAIAGVSLATLILIMLPSVPHDRAIPAGTERPGLWTVIRAHQRTLRTLGVAVLLVGALRASRQTILPLWGASLGLDPATIGLIYGLSGGIDMLLFYPAGKLMDVYGRRAAAVPALILLGLAHLLLPLAGGAVGLTAAALLMGVGNGLSAGLVMTLGADASPTAGRAEFLGAWRLCSDVGVGGGPLLIGAVTAVFSLTAAALTVGGAGLLAATLLQRWIPGTSDAATRGHPASQA, encoded by the coding sequence GTGACCGCGACCGCTGACCAGACCCTCCGCCAGTTGGGCCCCACCATCTATCTGCCGGCCGCGGTCTGGTCCACCGGTCTCGGCGCGGTCGCCCCGGTGATCGTCCTCACCGCCACCAGCCTGGGCGCTTCCCCCGCGACGGCCGCCGTCGTCGCGGGGATGCTGGGCCTCGGCCAGATCAGCGGCTCCCTCCCGGCAGGCGTCCTGATCTCCCGGATCGGCGAACGGCGCACCATGATGGCGGCCTCCGCCCTGGCCGTTCCCGCCCTGGTTGCGTGCATGCTGGCACCGAACGTGCTGCTCCTCGGCGTGGCCGTCGCCCTCCTCGGGGTGTGCGGGGCGGCGTGGATGCTGGCCCGCCTCGCCTACATGACCGAAGCGGTCCGCCCCGAACTCCGCGCCCGCGCCATGTCCACCCTCGGCGGCGTCGGCCGGATCGGCACCTTCAGCGGCCCGTTCCTCGGCGCCGGTGCGATGCACCTGGCCGGTCTCGACGGCGCCTACCTGGTCGCGATCGCCGGAGTCAGCCTGGCCACCCTGATCCTGATCATGCTGCCGTCGGTGCCGCACGACCGGGCGATCCCGGCCGGCACCGAACGCCCCGGCCTGTGGACGGTGATCCGCGCCCATCAGCGCACCCTGCGCACCCTGGGCGTGGCGGTGCTGCTGGTCGGCGCGCTGCGGGCCTCCCGCCAGACGATCCTCCCGCTGTGGGGTGCGTCGCTGGGCCTGGACCCGGCCACGATCGGACTGATCTACGGCCTCTCCGGCGGCATCGACATGCTGCTGTTCTACCCGGCCGGCAAGTTGATGGACGTCTACGGCCGGCGTGCGGCAGCCGTACCAGCGCTGATCCTTCTCGGTCTTGCCCATCTCCTGCTGCCGCTGGCCGGGGGAGCGGTGGGCCTGACCGCAGCCGCCCTGCTGATGGGCGTCGGCAACGGCCTGAGCGCCGGCCTGGTGATGACTCTCGGTGCCGACGCGTCGCCCACGGCTGGGCGCGCCGAATTCCTGGGCGCCTGGCGACTGTGCTCCGACGTCGGCGTCGGCGGCGGCCCGCTCCTGATCGGCGCGGTCACGGCGGTGTTCTCGCTGACCGCGGCGGCACTCACGGTAGGCGGCGCGGGACTACTCGCTGCGACGTTACTGCAAAGATGGATTCCTGGTACGAGTGACGCGGCCACCCGTGGCCACCCCGCAAGCCAGGCGTGA
- a CDS encoding HAD family acid phosphatase → MRRLLVATIAATAVTVVTATPASAAALPSRATWLADVTAVTDQAADYLDDRLPASGIRAAIVLDIDNTALQSRYKPYDATPGVLALARQARADGAAVFFVTARPEIIEAATEINLRVVGYQWTDLYTRPTFNFDDNQTLKTKARTDIESRGYTIVANVGNSATDLGGGHAERTFKLPDYDGQLD, encoded by the coding sequence ATGCGAAGACTCCTGGTGGCCACCATCGCCGCTACCGCCGTCACCGTCGTGACCGCCACCCCGGCCAGCGCCGCGGCCCTGCCGTCCCGTGCGACCTGGCTCGCCGACGTGACAGCAGTCACCGATCAGGCCGCCGATTACCTCGACGACCGCCTGCCCGCGAGCGGGATCCGCGCCGCGATCGTGCTCGACATCGACAACACCGCGCTGCAGAGCCGGTACAAGCCGTACGACGCCACCCCCGGAGTTCTCGCCCTGGCCCGCCAGGCCCGTGCCGACGGTGCCGCGGTGTTCTTCGTGACCGCCCGCCCGGAGATCATCGAAGCGGCCACCGAGATCAACCTGCGGGTCGTCGGCTACCAGTGGACCGACCTCTACACCCGGCCCACTTTCAACTTCGACGACAACCAGACCCTCAAGACGAAGGCCCGCACCGACATCGAGAGCCGCGGCTACACGATCGTCGCCAACGTCGGCAACAGCGCCACCGACCTGGGCGGCGGTCACGCCGAGCGCACGTTCAAGCTGCCGGACTACGACGGGCAGCTCGACTGA
- a CDS encoding DUF5565 family protein produces the protein MQKIPTLFQRDPDDRKRVLPEANPVCQWVLDGEGVATRKYDGTCVLLDDDGAWWARREVRPGRTRPPGYRPVMTDDNTGKTVGWEPITQSSYARYHAEAIGGRFQPGTYELIGEKINGNPEGVRGHQLVRHADADRLDVPRDLDGLRTWLLAHPRFEGIVWHHADGRRAKIKYRDFA, from the coding sequence ATGCAGAAGATACCGACGCTCTTCCAGCGCGACCCCGACGACCGCAAGCGGGTGCTGCCCGAAGCCAATCCGGTCTGCCAGTGGGTTCTCGACGGTGAGGGGGTAGCCACCCGCAAGTACGACGGCACCTGCGTGCTCCTCGACGACGACGGCGCGTGGTGGGCCCGGCGGGAGGTGCGTCCCGGCCGGACCAGGCCGCCCGGCTACCGGCCGGTGATGACCGACGACAACACCGGCAAAACGGTCGGCTGGGAACCGATCACCCAGTCGTCGTACGCCCGATACCACGCCGAGGCGATCGGCGGCCGGTTCCAGCCCGGCACCTACGAGCTGATCGGGGAGAAGATCAACGGCAATCCCGAGGGCGTACGGGGTCATCAGCTCGTCCGTCACGCCGACGCCGACCGTCTCGACGTCCCCCGCGATCTGGACGGACTCCGTACCTGGCTACTGGCCCACCCCCGTTTCGAAGGCATCGTCTGGCATCACGCCGACGGCCGCCGGGCCAAAATCAAGTACCGTGACTTCGCGTGA
- a CDS encoding DinB family protein, translating to MALSVDDVIGKPLREQWEVFLDDHRAALGDCLDGLTEEQARRRLVPSKTTLLGLVKHVTFVEKVWFDEAITGRSRSEIGIPAAPDESFDLTADDTVDSVRTAYLDACAASRAATAGIALDDVITGNRRGPLPLHWVYLHVLREMAQHCGHAEILREQVLAQP from the coding sequence ATGGCCTTGAGTGTCGACGACGTGATCGGGAAGCCGCTGCGCGAGCAGTGGGAGGTGTTCCTCGACGACCACCGGGCCGCCCTCGGCGACTGCCTGGACGGGCTGACCGAGGAGCAGGCCCGCCGTCGTCTCGTCCCGTCCAAGACGACCCTGCTCGGCCTGGTCAAACACGTCACCTTCGTGGAGAAGGTGTGGTTCGACGAGGCGATCACCGGCCGCTCCCGGTCCGAGATCGGCATCCCGGCGGCTCCCGACGAGTCGTTCGACCTGACCGCCGACGACACCGTCGACAGTGTCCGGACCGCCTACCTGGACGCGTGCGCGGCATCCCGAGCGGCCACCGCCGGCATCGCCCTGGACGACGTGATCACCGGCAACCGGCGCGGCCCGCTACCGCTGCACTGGGTCTACCTGCACGTCCTGCGCGAGATGGCCCAACACTGCGGCCACGCCGAAATCCTCCGCGAACAGGTCCTCGCTCAACCCTGA
- a CDS encoding lysylphosphatidylglycerol synthase transmembrane domain-containing protein, translating into MTTLALPPGSTRNRRAARLTPGHGAAATAYALLNWLLDAACLWLCCLAIGGGTISAAQLLLAYCAGMAAGTITIVPGGLGIVDGALILGLLAGGMTTEPAIAAVVLYRLITLGFIIGVGWLSYLAIRRPRVRDLP; encoded by the coding sequence ATGACGACTCTCGCCCTCCCGCCGGGCTCCACGCGCAACCGCCGGGCCGCCCGCCTGACCCCCGGCCACGGCGCCGCAGCCACCGCGTACGCCCTGCTCAATTGGCTCCTTGACGCGGCCTGCCTGTGGCTGTGCTGCCTGGCGATCGGCGGCGGCACCATCAGCGCCGCCCAGCTGCTGCTGGCCTACTGCGCCGGCATGGCTGCCGGAACCATCACCATCGTCCCCGGCGGCCTCGGCATCGTCGACGGAGCCCTGATCCTGGGCCTGCTGGCCGGCGGCATGACCACCGAACCGGCCATCGCCGCCGTCGTCCTCTACCGCCTGATCACCCTCGGCTTCATCATCGGCGTGGGCTGGCTCTCCTACCTGGCCATCCGCCGCCCCCGGGTCAGAGATCTTCCCTGA
- a CDS encoding TetR/AcrR family transcriptional regulator — protein sequence MTTTQTPRRRDAAATRQLLLDAAVHRFTHHGYAATTVRHIADDAGVNVALISRYFRSKEGLFEACLTYSVDELNRSTEIDPPIRTAEAIARQVVGPCTRGVPHNLVLLLRTSGDEGADRIRLDLLRSYSQRLAAAAGHTGDAGLLRAQVMIAAAAGIALMRAKTDMEPLASAGEADLLVPLCDMIESLLFP from the coding sequence GTGACCACTACCCAGACGCCGCGACGCCGGGATGCCGCGGCGACCCGGCAGCTCCTCCTGGACGCGGCGGTTCATCGATTCACCCACCACGGTTACGCGGCCACCACCGTGCGGCACATCGCCGACGACGCGGGCGTCAACGTGGCCCTGATCAGCCGATACTTCCGGTCCAAGGAAGGCCTGTTCGAAGCCTGCCTGACCTACAGTGTCGACGAGCTGAACCGGTCCACCGAGATCGATCCGCCGATCCGGACGGCCGAGGCGATCGCCCGGCAGGTCGTCGGCCCGTGCACCAGAGGAGTGCCGCACAATCTGGTGCTGCTGCTCCGCACGTCCGGTGACGAGGGCGCCGACCGGATCCGGCTCGATCTGCTGCGCTCCTACAGCCAGCGACTCGCCGCCGCGGCGGGGCACACCGGTGACGCCGGGCTGCTGCGGGCTCAGGTCATGATCGCGGCGGCCGCGGGGATCGCCCTGATGCGCGCCAAGACCGACATGGAGCCGCTGGCGTCGGCCGGCGAGGCGGACCTGCTGGTACCGCTGTGCGACATGATCGAGTCGCTGCTGTTCCCGTGA
- a CDS encoding YccF domain-containing protein, with translation MRLILNVLWFIFGSGFVLAIGYGFAALICFLLVVTIPFGVASARLALYSLWPFGRTVVPKPGVGLGSGVANILWVVLFGWWLALTHIVAGVAQCVTIIGIPFGIANFKLVPVAFWPLGREIQDLP, from the coding sequence GTGCGCTTGATCCTCAATGTTCTCTGGTTCATCTTCGGCAGCGGCTTCGTCCTGGCCATCGGCTACGGTTTCGCCGCCCTGATCTGTTTCCTGCTGGTCGTCACCATCCCGTTCGGGGTGGCGTCGGCGCGGCTGGCCCTCTACTCGTTGTGGCCGTTCGGCCGGACCGTGGTGCCCAAGCCGGGTGTCGGTCTCGGTTCGGGGGTGGCGAACATCCTGTGGGTGGTGCTGTTCGGCTGGTGGCTGGCGCTGACCCACATCGTCGCGGGTGTCGCCCAGTGCGTGACGATCATCGGCATCCCGTTCGGGATCGCGAACTTCAAGCTCGTCCCGGTGGCGTTCTGGCCGCTGGGCCGGGAGATCCAAGACCTGCCCTGA
- a CDS encoding response regulator, translating into MVVDDQVMVRAGLAAIVGSQPGIEVVGEAGDGAAAVTLAEQLKPDVILMDVRMPGVDGLTATARLTAMPDPPRVLVLTTFHQDAYVFQALRAGASGFLLKDAPPMDLVTAVRTIAAGEAMLGPAVTRRLIDAFATGTVSSFTDDARLAALTPRERDVLTAIAQGLSNAEIGTALGIGVGTVKAHVNALLGKIGARDRVQATIVAYDTGLVRAGLGSPGPAARTPPGRA; encoded by the coding sequence ATGGTCGTCGACGACCAGGTGATGGTGCGGGCCGGACTGGCCGCCATCGTCGGCTCGCAGCCCGGTATCGAGGTGGTCGGCGAGGCCGGCGACGGGGCGGCCGCCGTCACCCTCGCCGAACAGCTGAAACCCGACGTGATCCTGATGGACGTGCGGATGCCCGGCGTCGACGGGCTGACCGCCACCGCCCGGCTCACCGCCATGCCCGACCCGCCGCGGGTGCTCGTGCTCACCACGTTCCACCAGGACGCCTACGTCTTCCAGGCGCTGCGGGCCGGGGCCTCCGGGTTCCTGCTCAAGGACGCGCCACCGATGGACCTGGTGACCGCGGTCCGGACCATCGCGGCCGGCGAGGCGATGCTCGGGCCGGCCGTGACCCGCCGGCTCATCGACGCCTTCGCCACCGGGACCGTCTCGTCGTTCACTGACGACGCACGCCTCGCCGCCCTCACACCGCGTGAGCGGGATGTGCTCACCGCCATCGCCCAGGGCCTGTCCAACGCCGAGATCGGCACGGCACTGGGCATCGGCGTCGGGACGGTGAAAGCTCACGTCAACGCCCTGCTCGGCAAGATCGGGGCGCGCGACCGGGTGCAGGCGACGATCGTCGCTTACGACACCGGGCTGGTCAGGGCAGGTCTTGGATCTCCCGGCCCAGCGGCCAGAACGCCACCGGGACGAGCTTGA
- a CDS encoding sensor histidine kinase, whose protein sequence is MARWMLPVLLVAGQLLYWPGMLLIRGDPVPALAGTGVVVATLIIGAGLGWRRERPAPALAVVVTGGVLGMLTAPAAQQWIVDHDALLIIGAGDLIALFSVAVRASARTAGWALAGTVAWQSILTGYQDGIDAELPVSILLTVVIYGAVTALGRRRGRWNTARADAARRLVAARRTERDAADSERRRLARELHDVTAHHLTSIVVNSSAAEMLGEQRPDLKSEALDFAARTGRETLDALHRLVAIMPAASTPADQPELADLAEGFRALGQRITVDLPDGEPAPEVTAVVYGIAREALTNTLRYAPGGEVLVRWSGGVLVIEDDGGGVPTTAAGLGGGRGITGMRERAESVGGTCEAGPRDGGGWRVRAVLAGDGGAVRSAYPWLRGPAVMDAFLVVIVILVQLLGLVFAVGEGLTAAITVPVVIAQVAHAVPLLLRRQSPWGVFAVTVLTGLLFPLLVFAGAVPSGLGYVFVFGCAAEVAAVYTVAARGAGPTLTWLTIPAAGIPWGLSMSLLLAAGVATDPEVADGGPLLLHGTIVMLTPVLAIVLGVPAAICWALGHSARRRRDRRHAQEEGGVAAALEQAALHAMIERHRIAAGLHEAVLHHAADVPGAAERGDISGVLAAARKALTAMRSLLDKEVSKSASE, encoded by the coding sequence ATGGCCAGATGGATGCTTCCCGTGCTGCTCGTCGCGGGCCAGCTCCTGTACTGGCCGGGGATGCTGCTGATCCGCGGCGACCCGGTTCCGGCCCTGGCCGGGACCGGGGTCGTCGTGGCCACCCTGATCATCGGAGCCGGTCTCGGCTGGCGCCGGGAGCGCCCGGCACCGGCCCTCGCCGTGGTGGTGACCGGCGGTGTGCTCGGCATGCTGACCGCGCCCGCCGCACAGCAGTGGATCGTCGACCACGACGCGCTGCTGATCATCGGGGCCGGTGACCTGATCGCTCTGTTCAGCGTCGCGGTCCGCGCATCGGCCCGGACCGCCGGGTGGGCACTGGCCGGGACGGTCGCCTGGCAGTCGATCCTCACCGGCTACCAGGACGGCATCGACGCCGAACTGCCGGTCTCGATTCTGCTGACGGTCGTGATCTACGGGGCGGTCACCGCGCTCGGCCGCCGCCGGGGCCGATGGAACACCGCCCGCGCCGACGCCGCCCGCCGGCTCGTCGCCGCCCGGCGTACCGAACGGGACGCCGCCGACTCCGAGCGCCGCCGCCTTGCCCGCGAACTGCACGACGTCACCGCCCACCACCTGACATCCATCGTGGTCAACTCGTCGGCCGCCGAGATGCTCGGTGAGCAGCGGCCCGACCTCAAGTCCGAGGCACTCGACTTCGCCGCCCGGACCGGCCGGGAGACCCTGGACGCCCTGCACCGTCTGGTCGCCATCATGCCGGCCGCCAGCACCCCCGCCGACCAGCCGGAACTCGCCGACCTGGCGGAAGGGTTCCGGGCCCTCGGGCAGCGGATCACCGTCGACCTGCCGGACGGCGAACCGGCGCCGGAGGTCACCGCGGTCGTGTACGGCATCGCCCGGGAAGCCCTCACCAACACGCTGCGGTACGCGCCCGGCGGCGAGGTGCTGGTCCGCTGGTCCGGTGGGGTGCTGGTGATCGAGGACGACGGTGGGGGAGTGCCCACGACAGCGGCCGGGCTCGGCGGTGGGCGTGGCATCACCGGGATGCGGGAGCGAGCCGAATCGGTCGGCGGGACCTGCGAGGCCGGGCCCCGCGACGGTGGCGGCTGGCGGGTGCGCGCTGTACTCGCCGGGGACGGCGGGGCCGTTCGTTCCGCGTACCCATGGCTGCGGGGTCCGGCGGTGATGGACGCCTTCCTGGTCGTGATCGTCATCCTGGTGCAACTGCTCGGCCTCGTCTTCGCCGTCGGCGAGGGCCTGACCGCCGCGATCACCGTGCCGGTGGTGATCGCCCAGGTCGCGCACGCCGTGCCGTTGCTGCTGCGCCGCCAGTCGCCGTGGGGTGTGTTCGCGGTGACCGTGCTGACCGGTCTGCTCTTCCCGCTGCTGGTGTTCGCCGGGGCGGTGCCGTCCGGGCTGGGCTACGTGTTCGTGTTCGGGTGCGCCGCCGAGGTGGCGGCCGTCTACACGGTCGCCGCCCGGGGCGCCGGTCCCACGCTGACCTGGCTGACCATCCCGGCCGCGGGGATACCGTGGGGCCTGAGCATGTCGCTGCTGCTCGCCGCCGGGGTGGCGACCGATCCCGAGGTCGCCGACGGCGGCCCGCTGCTGCTGCACGGCACGATCGTGATGCTGACACCGGTGCTGGCGATCGTCCTGGGCGTGCCGGCGGCGATCTGCTGGGCGCTGGGACACTCCGCCCGTCGGCGCCGGGACCGGCGGCACGCGCAGGAGGAGGGCGGCGTGGCGGCAGCCCTGGAACAGGCCGCGCTGCACGCGATGATCGAACGCCACCGGATCGCCGCCGGACTCCACGAAGCCGTCCTGCACCACGCCGCCGACGTGCCCGGCGCGGCCGAACGCGGCGACATCAGCGGAGTCCTCGCCGCGGCCCGCAAAGCCCTGACCGCCATGCGATCACTTCTGGACAAGGAGGTGTCGAAATCAGCATCCGAGTGA